From Vibrio fortis, a single genomic window includes:
- a CDS encoding cytochrome b562 — MKTRSILLSGLIAASVMSASAFANVDLKKNMQEMKLAFKQAAEAQSIEEMQKPMVRLDTLVAELKTGSYPAEKEQNFMEGFSKIQASIDSIEQKLEQGQFEEAKQELRTIDGLREQYHEKRNPSIWSKLFG; from the coding sequence ATGAAAACTCGCTCAATTCTTTTATCTGGCCTGATTGCGGCCTCGGTGATGTCGGCATCAGCGTTTGCAAACGTAGATCTCAAGAAAAACATGCAGGAAATGAAGCTTGCGTTCAAACAAGCTGCAGAAGCTCAAAGCATTGAAGAGATGCAAAAGCCAATGGTACGTCTAGACACTTTGGTTGCAGAGCTGAAAACGGGTTCTTACCCTGCAGAGAAAGAGCAAAACTTTATGGAAGGTTTCTCTAAGATCCAAGCATCAATTGATTCAATTGAGCAGAAGCTAGAACAAGGTCAATTTGAAGAAGCGAAGCAGGAGCTACGCACGATCGACGGCCTACGTGAGCAATACCACGAGAAGCGTAACCCGAGTATCTGGAGCAAGCTATTCGGCTAA
- a CDS encoding phosphatase, producing the protein MKLQVDTHTHTYASGHAYSTLIENAKAASERGLAMFCTTDHSESMPGAPHYWFFSNQRILPRFIEGVAIIRGVESNIMNTDGEIDVHPSVDKNLDWAIASFHEPVFRPADKAAHTLALINVIKAGRADALGHLGNPNFDFDFEAVIDCAVEHNVAIEINNTTLKGNSRIGSVERCYEIAKIAKAKGAYITTGSDAHFCADVGGLDLVSQLLDEVGIPSEKVITHSPSQFLRFLALRGRNAIPEYSNLV; encoded by the coding sequence ATGAAATTACAAGTTGATACCCATACCCATACTTACGCCAGTGGTCACGCATACAGCACCTTAATTGAGAATGCCAAAGCGGCCAGTGAGCGAGGTCTTGCGATGTTTTGTACGACGGATCATTCAGAATCTATGCCGGGTGCGCCTCACTACTGGTTCTTCAGCAACCAACGCATTCTTCCTCGTTTTATTGAAGGTGTGGCGATTATCCGTGGTGTTGAATCCAATATCATGAATACTGATGGTGAGATTGACGTGCACCCGAGTGTCGATAAAAACCTCGATTGGGCTATCGCAAGCTTTCATGAACCTGTTTTTCGCCCTGCAGACAAAGCCGCTCATACATTGGCGTTGATAAACGTAATCAAGGCAGGGCGCGCAGATGCGCTTGGGCATTTGGGTAATCCAAACTTTGACTTTGATTTTGAGGCGGTGATTGATTGCGCTGTTGAGCATAATGTGGCTATTGAGATTAATAACACCACGCTGAAAGGCAATAGCCGCATAGGCAGTGTCGAGCGCTGTTATGAAATTGCTAAAATTGCCAAGGCAAAAGGGGCATACATCACAACTGGCAGTGATGCACACTTCTGTGCGGATGTCGGGGGCTTAGACCTCGTTTCTCAACTGCTTGATGAAGTCGGTATACCATCAGAGAAAGTCATTACCCATTCGCCAAGCCAGTTTCTGCGCTTTTTAGCACTGCGTGGTCGTAATGCAATCCCAGAATATTCAAATCTTGTTTAA
- a CDS encoding HD domain-containing phosphohydrolase, translating into MRKKRYPLSIHITTLFLIMTSIVGTVLIMMSYKHSQQLLLGTIEEVSQEHSDKLELVFKQSVAPVVTALNVLAVSPFINDESTQNKYHAWLSSLDLIFQQSPSLVALFYGSENGDFKLFRPIKTNKQRQEHSAPSKATMMVTETSTDGLTRITFLDGAHQVISQREQGQDLFDPRTRPWFLNAKRDGSIQLSEPYQFYFLKTPGITLSRRSSDQQYVLGADFTLNSLSTQIGDLAFSPQSRLALFDRHLNLLGHHQLDLDATTSITNSMRMNSREANNALQESVLAPLLLGNKASKQSIQSVEYNLNAWALTLTPVQLTANVTLFLAEATPHTDLLSDLISMRDRQVTVAVILLFICFGLVWLVANRLSMPLQKLMELTHNIARFDFKRTHYPKSMINEVANLAHSIELMEHTLHDLIALLRDTAGNQDFSVLAKTIAHQSYLITKAETILLYAYDNKQKQFEIAANHAIIPFKADLNEFVKDTPWLLAKLKMGEVVHLDRSENALNQYHDTIFNSDLYFFPLLNREKQLVGIVIIGYERAISKMQSDKHAFLRELLSFAEIAKDNIDQMQQQKEMLNAFIELIASAIDTKSPYTGGHCQRVPELTQWLTEAAVKDDRYYPLFSLDKKQWEALSLASWLHDCGKVTTPEYVVDKATKLETLYDRIHEIRMRFELLKQQAETDYWKAIANGSLQEKELEKLKSKHQQLDDDFAFVAQCNIGSERMEEENQARLDEIAKYQWKRTLSDQIGIAWTEKIRFEEESELPIMEPLLADKPQHCVPWEKGLSPQDLWQEDYVLKPGELKYNRGELYNLKVRSGTLTPEERFMINDHIIQTSVMLNKLPYPEHLKEIPKIASYHHERIDGKGYPFGLDDDELSIQAKVVAIADVFEALTSSDRPYKHGKNLEESLNIMTRMATTGHIDPKLYLLFLEKDIYKRYADAFLEPEQHSDVDTPQHIEKVKAYIRSLF; encoded by the coding sequence ATGAGAAAAAAACGTTACCCCTTAAGCATACACATCACAACACTGTTTTTAATCATGACCAGCATTGTTGGAACTGTGCTGATTATGATGAGCTACAAGCACTCTCAACAACTGCTGTTAGGCACCATTGAAGAGGTCAGCCAGGAGCACAGCGATAAGCTTGAATTGGTGTTTAAGCAGTCAGTCGCCCCTGTGGTCACGGCTCTCAATGTATTAGCCGTTAGTCCCTTCATTAACGATGAAAGCACGCAGAACAAGTATCATGCTTGGTTGTCGTCATTAGACCTTATATTCCAACAAAGCCCGAGCCTCGTTGCACTATTCTACGGCTCTGAGAATGGTGACTTTAAGCTCTTCAGGCCCATTAAAACCAACAAACAGCGCCAGGAACACAGCGCACCCTCGAAAGCAACCATGATGGTCACGGAAACCTCGACCGATGGGCTAACACGAATCACTTTCCTTGATGGCGCGCATCAAGTCATCAGCCAACGAGAACAGGGGCAAGATCTTTTTGATCCAAGAACACGGCCTTGGTTTCTCAACGCTAAGAGAGACGGTTCGATTCAGCTATCAGAGCCTTACCAATTCTATTTTCTCAAAACTCCAGGGATTACGTTATCTCGCCGCTCTAGTGACCAGCAATATGTGTTAGGTGCAGATTTTACGCTCAACTCCCTATCTACTCAGATTGGCGATCTAGCTTTCTCTCCACAAAGCCGCTTGGCGCTGTTCGATCGTCATTTGAACCTACTTGGCCATCATCAACTCGACCTTGATGCCACTACTTCTATTACCAACTCCATGCGCATGAATTCACGAGAAGCCAACAATGCGCTTCAAGAGTCGGTTCTGGCTCCACTCTTACTCGGTAACAAAGCATCAAAGCAGAGTATTCAGAGTGTTGAGTACAACCTTAATGCTTGGGCTCTAACTTTGACACCGGTGCAGTTAACGGCCAACGTCACTCTATTTCTTGCGGAAGCGACACCTCATACCGACCTACTCTCGGATTTAATATCGATGAGGGATAGGCAAGTCACCGTTGCTGTTATTCTTCTGTTCATCTGTTTTGGGTTAGTGTGGCTTGTAGCCAATCGACTTTCTATGCCGCTTCAAAAACTGATGGAGTTAACTCACAACATCGCTCGCTTTGATTTTAAGCGCACTCACTACCCTAAGAGCATGATCAATGAAGTGGCCAACTTGGCACATTCCATTGAGCTTATGGAGCATACACTGCACGACCTAATTGCCCTACTGCGTGATACCGCAGGCAATCAGGACTTCTCGGTATTGGCTAAAACCATTGCTCACCAGAGCTACCTAATCACTAAAGCGGAAACCATCTTGTTGTATGCCTATGACAACAAACAAAAGCAGTTTGAGATTGCCGCCAACCACGCCATCATCCCATTTAAAGCCGATCTCAACGAATTTGTTAAAGATACACCTTGGTTACTCGCAAAATTGAAAATGGGAGAAGTGGTTCATTTAGACAGAAGTGAAAATGCACTGAACCAATACCACGATACGATTTTCAATTCAGATCTGTACTTCTTTCCGCTTCTTAACAGGGAGAAGCAACTCGTCGGAATTGTGATTATTGGCTATGAACGTGCGATATCAAAAATGCAATCGGACAAACACGCTTTTCTACGCGAACTGTTGAGTTTTGCCGAAATCGCCAAAGACAACATCGATCAAATGCAGCAGCAAAAAGAGATGCTCAACGCCTTTATTGAGCTGATTGCGTCCGCTATTGATACCAAATCACCATACACAGGAGGGCACTGTCAGCGCGTTCCAGAACTCACGCAATGGCTGACCGAAGCAGCAGTTAAAGATGATCGCTACTATCCACTGTTTTCGCTAGACAAAAAGCAGTGGGAAGCATTGAGCTTGGCTTCTTGGTTGCATGACTGCGGTAAAGTAACAACGCCTGAGTACGTGGTCGATAAAGCCACCAAACTCGAAACCCTTTATGACCGCATTCACGAGATAAGAATGCGTTTTGAGCTTCTTAAACAACAAGCCGAAACGGACTATTGGAAAGCGATCGCCAATGGCTCACTGCAAGAAAAAGAACTCGAGAAACTGAAAAGTAAACATCAACAACTCGACGACGACTTTGCTTTTGTCGCTCAATGCAACATCGGTTCAGAGCGAATGGAAGAAGAGAATCAAGCTCGCCTTGATGAAATCGCCAAATATCAATGGAAGCGAACACTTAGCGATCAAATCGGTATCGCTTGGACAGAAAAGATACGCTTTGAAGAAGAATCAGAGCTACCTATCATGGAGCCTCTACTCGCAGACAAACCTCAGCATTGTGTGCCGTGGGAGAAAGGTTTAAGCCCACAAGATTTATGGCAAGAAGACTATGTACTCAAGCCTGGAGAGCTAAAATACAACCGTGGGGAGCTTTACAACCTTAAGGTGCGTAGCGGTACGTTAACTCCTGAAGAGCGCTTTATGATTAACGATCATATTATCCAGACCTCGGTGATGCTCAATAAGCTTCCCTACCCTGAACACCTTAAAGAGATACCGAAAATCGCCAGTTATCACCATGAACGAATCGATGGTAAAGGCTACCCATTTGGGTTGGATGATGACGAACTCTCTATCCAAGCCAAAGTGGTTGCGATTGCTGATGTGTTCGAGGCATTAACGTCCAGTGATCGCCCATATAAACATGGAAAAAACCTAGAAGAGTCTTTAAACATTATGACTCGTATGGCAACCACTGGGCATATCGACCCTAAGCTCTATTTACTGTTCTTAGAGAAAGACATTTACAAACGCTATGCCGATGCTTTTCTTGAGCCTGAGCAACACAGTGACGTTGATACACCACAGCATATAGAGAAAGTTAAGGCCTACATTCGCTCACTGTTTTAG
- a CDS encoding DMT family transporter, translating to MSDITKATLFMVVSTFSLSVGGLAAKYLAEIMPVTLLVFSRFFFPGLILLSILVFVRLRKPSRTLLKPIVSRALCMTACQLCFLSSLQSLTLVESIVLFSTGPLFIPVLEKLIFGVKFNPRILVCLGMTFTGVVLMAGNLSEFDFKSAILIGLMAGFFNSGSQVSLYRASKGELSAAEMNAWTFLIAALLALPIMIYSVIDIVVLDQVLITNVGEGHTLSSFYWVGLMLAIFAAFTINTQICRAKAYRLVSSGSQLAPLIFTTLLFSAIWQALLFDDTFSNQKLFGIGLIILASMVNTFLSHRKNKLATKLDTESPKTVSECRP from the coding sequence ATGTCTGATATTACCAAGGCCACCCTGTTTATGGTGGTGTCTACATTTAGCCTGTCAGTCGGCGGGCTTGCCGCGAAATATCTCGCTGAAATCATGCCAGTAACCTTGCTCGTTTTTTCTAGATTCTTCTTTCCTGGTTTGATTTTACTGTCGATCTTAGTTTTCGTTCGATTGCGTAAACCGAGCCGTACGCTACTCAAACCTATTGTGTCTCGAGCTTTATGCATGACAGCTTGTCAGCTCTGTTTTTTATCATCGCTACAGAGCTTAACCTTAGTTGAGAGTATTGTTCTGTTTAGCACTGGTCCTTTGTTTATCCCAGTGTTAGAAAAATTAATATTTGGTGTGAAATTCAACCCAAGGATTTTAGTTTGTTTAGGAATGACGTTTACCGGTGTTGTACTGATGGCGGGGAATCTATCTGAGTTTGACTTTAAGTCGGCGATCTTAATTGGCTTGATGGCTGGTTTCTTTAACTCTGGTTCACAAGTGAGTTTATACCGAGCATCAAAAGGCGAATTGTCAGCAGCAGAGATGAACGCTTGGACTTTCTTGATCGCCGCTCTATTGGCTTTACCGATTATGATTTACAGCGTGATCGATATTGTGGTACTCGACCAGGTGCTCATTACTAATGTGGGTGAAGGGCATACGCTATCGAGTTTTTATTGGGTTGGGTTGATGTTGGCAATATTTGCGGCGTTTACCATCAATACACAAATCTGTCGTGCCAAAGCTTACCGACTCGTCAGCAGCGGCTCTCAATTGGCTCCATTGATTTTCACCACACTCTTGTTTAGTGCGATTTGGCAAGCTCTGTTGTTTGATGACACATTCTCGAATCAAAAACTATTTGGCATCGGGCTGATTATTCTTGCCAGTATGGTCAACACTTTTCTGTCTCATCGAAAAAACAAGCTTGCTACCAAGTTAGACACGGAAAGCCCTAAAACAGTGAGCGAATGTAGGCCTTAA
- a CDS encoding LysR substrate-binding domain-containing protein — MKKLVPLKSIYAFVAVAETGSMTEAAKALFVSHSAVSQAIKSLEQQVNKPLFQRVGRRVVLNADGKRYYRKVAPALEQIVDATDQLANTPKENRLTVNMVNSLALHWWIPRVPMLQQDSPSLDIRLSNRIGYFDLDQEGVDIALVHGKPREWQNYYCEKLGDDELVLVASPNLVSERGSQSMEELLKTYPVIGVFNPRREHDWQVWCDAHQLPMPFFSTNLSFDVSIQAVQAATRSLGILVTHRLFVRDDIKHGALVEISNPVSNPHQDYYFVCSDNKLKNESVLKLRAWLRAQFASNYTSKRIAKP, encoded by the coding sequence ATGAAGAAACTGGTTCCATTAAAGTCAATCTACGCTTTTGTCGCGGTCGCTGAGACAGGCAGCATGACCGAAGCCGCTAAGGCACTGTTTGTTAGCCACTCCGCCGTGAGCCAAGCGATCAAATCTTTAGAGCAGCAAGTCAATAAGCCCCTATTCCAACGTGTGGGGCGACGCGTGGTTCTTAATGCCGATGGTAAGCGCTACTATCGCAAAGTCGCTCCTGCTCTAGAACAAATAGTCGACGCGACCGATCAATTAGCCAATACACCGAAAGAGAACCGTTTGACCGTCAATATGGTCAACTCTCTAGCGCTGCATTGGTGGATACCTCGAGTTCCTATGTTGCAACAAGACTCACCTAGCTTAGATATCCGACTCTCGAACCGCATCGGTTACTTCGACCTCGATCAAGAGGGTGTCGACATTGCGTTGGTACATGGAAAGCCGAGAGAGTGGCAAAATTACTACTGTGAAAAGCTTGGTGATGACGAGTTAGTTCTAGTCGCAAGCCCAAATTTAGTCAGTGAACGGGGCTCACAATCCATGGAAGAGCTACTCAAGACCTACCCCGTCATTGGCGTTTTCAACCCGCGTAGAGAGCACGATTGGCAAGTGTGGTGTGATGCACATCAGCTACCTATGCCCTTTTTCAGCACCAACCTCTCCTTTGATGTCTCTATTCAGGCGGTACAAGCGGCGACACGCTCTCTTGGCATACTTGTCACCCATCGGCTGTTTGTTCGTGACGACATAAAACACGGAGCTTTGGTCGAAATTAGCAACCCCGTTTCGAATCCGCATCAAGACTATTATTTTGTCTGTTCAGATAACAAACTCAAAAATGAAAGTGTGCTAAAACTAAGAGCATGGTTACGGGCGCAATTTGCTTCTAATTACACAAGCAAACGAATTGCAAAGCCCTGA
- a CDS encoding Crp/Fnr family transcriptional regulator has protein sequence MSELELTRRYSQVPGVVYIIKGAAAVFFSTLEKTSIMGGIIGKGDWLGALNIGEETTHFVFSEEIEELEMIIFPHKLILSLSEEEPSVFHWLFECCKIAHRIWFKSYLSSLYTKESRVIFTLVELSNRQNRISGSVACIQISQHQLGLIVGLSRPRLNEVLKCLELDELISLERGKIYLSNMRALSDKVDSMNLSMVKIDHKETII, from the coding sequence GTGTCTGAATTAGAGCTGACTCGTCGTTATAGTCAAGTCCCGGGCGTAGTTTATATAATAAAGGGGGCTGCTGCTGTTTTCTTTTCAACACTAGAGAAGACGTCAATAATGGGGGGAATTATTGGCAAAGGAGATTGGTTAGGAGCTCTAAATATAGGTGAAGAGACAACGCACTTCGTGTTCTCCGAGGAAATTGAAGAACTGGAGATGATCATTTTCCCTCACAAGCTTATATTGAGCCTTTCTGAAGAGGAGCCTAGTGTATTTCACTGGCTATTCGAGTGTTGCAAAATAGCACACCGGATTTGGTTTAAATCTTATCTATCCTCATTGTATACCAAAGAATCTAGAGTGATATTTACCTTGGTTGAACTTTCAAATCGTCAGAATAGAATCAGCGGTTCTGTTGCTTGTATCCAAATATCTCAACACCAACTAGGGTTGATAGTTGGTTTGTCACGTCCGAGATTAAATGAAGTATTGAAATGCTTAGAACTAGATGAACTTATTAGTTTGGAGAGGGGGAAAATATATCTATCTAATATGAGGGCTTTGTCAGACAAGGTAGATAGTATGAATCTTTCAATGGTCAAAATAGATCACAAAGAAACTATTATATAG
- a CDS encoding peptidoglycan DD-metalloendopeptidase family protein, with amino-acid sequence MKFIRLGLVAIAIVAFSLAAILSIEPEPPQEIEIKITPYQELVKSEAVPPQPTEVSESNSNLVKVHYFVKVGDTLSNIFSSWQLPYETAHKILEADLETLKLDTIKPGDHLELLVDKETRRLVELTYHESLIERSVYSLNDDGSFDYQFIEMPGEWKEKMYTGEVNGSFSLSAHKIGLSSRQIANITRTLKDKINFARDLRAGDRFSVLVSEQYADDHLTGKTEVQGVSIQLRGREVAAFLADDGRFYDREGNSLEQAFDRYPVDRQYRRITSVFNPKRKHPVTGRITPHNGTDFATPVGAPIYSTGDGKVIAIRNHPYAGKYLVIEHNSVYKTRYLHLHRFLVKKGQQVKRGQKIALAGATGRITGPHLHFEVLVRDRAVDPMKANLPMASSISKEEKSAFYARISEFDKWVSALRDQIT; translated from the coding sequence ATGAAGTTTATTCGCCTAGGGCTAGTGGCCATCGCTATTGTTGCCTTTTCGCTAGCTGCCATCCTCTCTATTGAACCTGAGCCCCCTCAAGAAATTGAAATCAAAATTACACCTTATCAAGAGTTGGTAAAGAGCGAGGCTGTCCCACCTCAACCAACAGAAGTTTCTGAATCGAATAGCAATCTCGTAAAGGTGCACTACTTTGTTAAAGTCGGGGATACCCTCAGTAATATATTTTCTTCGTGGCAACTACCATACGAAACGGCTCATAAGATTCTTGAAGCGGATTTAGAAACGCTGAAGTTAGATACGATTAAGCCGGGTGACCACCTAGAATTGCTGGTGGATAAAGAGACACGCCGTTTAGTGGAGCTTACGTATCATGAAAGTTTGATTGAGCGTTCTGTCTACTCTCTTAATGACGATGGCAGTTTTGACTATCAGTTCATCGAAATGCCGGGTGAGTGGAAAGAGAAGATGTATACCGGTGAAGTCAATGGCAGCTTCTCTTTATCTGCGCATAAAATTGGCTTATCGAGCCGCCAAATTGCCAATATCACACGCACCTTGAAAGATAAGATCAATTTTGCTCGAGATCTACGGGCTGGTGACCGTTTCAGTGTGTTAGTGAGCGAGCAGTATGCTGATGATCACTTAACTGGCAAGACAGAAGTTCAAGGGGTTTCAATTCAGCTTAGAGGTCGAGAAGTTGCTGCATTTCTTGCCGACGATGGCCGCTTTTACGACCGTGAAGGCAACAGCCTAGAGCAAGCATTCGATCGCTACCCGGTAGATCGCCAGTATCGCCGAATTACTTCGGTATTTAACCCTAAGCGAAAACACCCCGTGACAGGGCGCATTACTCCACATAACGGGACAGACTTCGCGACTCCGGTTGGCGCGCCTATTTATTCGACGGGTGATGGTAAAGTCATAGCAATACGAAACCACCCATATGCAGGCAAGTACCTGGTTATTGAGCACAACAGCGTTTACAAAACTCGTTACCTACACTTACACCGATTCTTAGTGAAGAAAGGGCAGCAAGTGAAACGAGGTCAGAAGATCGCTCTTGCCGGAGCAACAGGACGTATTACTGGCCCACACTTACACTTTGAAGTGTTAGTTCGCGACCGCGCAGTTGATCCGATGAAAGCAAACTTACCAATGGCAAGCTCAATCTCTAAAGAAGAAAAGAGTGCCTTTTATGCGCGAATTTCTGAGTTTGATAAATGGGTGAGTGCTTTGAGAGATCAAATAACCTAA
- a CDS encoding tetratricopeptide repeat protein gives MAVLPMMSVASEETRYSEQEYLDRPLMERYILDELKSLRTDQQDLERRMIVQITDRELDVADKSLNYANVTVTYFFYIIAGVASLIALIGWQSLKEIKHNTKEMADQRLDKIAQEYEKKFVALERDLKRKTRIISENNREIEIINEVHNLWLRAQNQQTPEQKLEIYDEILKIRPGDLEALTYKADAAMEMQEFHWAMSLCNRVLEVDDQNAHALYQRACAYARLGSESQAIEDLKRSIEASASMRDLISDETDFEMLRGLEGFEALREEQ, from the coding sequence ATGGCAGTGTTACCTATGATGAGTGTTGCATCTGAGGAGACACGATATTCTGAGCAAGAATATCTAGATAGGCCATTAATGGAACGTTACATCTTGGATGAACTCAAGTCTCTGCGAACTGATCAGCAAGATCTGGAACGCAGAATGATCGTTCAAATCACTGACCGTGAGCTAGACGTCGCGGATAAGTCGCTTAACTACGCGAATGTCACCGTCACTTACTTCTTTTACATCATCGCGGGTGTGGCTTCTTTGATCGCACTGATTGGTTGGCAATCGCTCAAAGAAATTAAACACAACACTAAAGAGATGGCCGATCAACGGTTGGATAAGATCGCTCAAGAATACGAGAAGAAGTTTGTTGCGTTAGAGCGAGATCTAAAGCGTAAAACTCGTATTATCTCGGAAAACAATCGTGAGATTGAGATCATCAACGAAGTACACAATCTTTGGCTGAGAGCTCAAAACCAACAAACGCCAGAGCAGAAGCTAGAGATTTATGATGAGATCCTCAAGATTCGTCCGGGTGACTTGGAAGCACTGACTTACAAAGCGGATGCGGCTATGGAGATGCAAGAATTCCACTGGGCAATGAGTTTGTGTAACCGTGTATTAGAAGTTGATGATCAAAACGCGCACGCCCTTTATCAACGCGCTTGTGCCTACGCACGTTTAGGTTCGGAATCTCAAGCGATTGAAGATCTGAAACGCTCAATAGAGGCGAGCGCCTCAATGCGTGACCTTATCTCTGATGAAACCGACTTCGAAATGTTAAGAGGTTTAGAGGGTTTTGAAGCGTTACGTGAGGAGCAATAG
- a CDS encoding arylsulfatase, which produces MSALTVAQGVAAAEQPNILAIWADDLGYYNTSAYNRGMMGYETPNIDRIAHDGAIFTDMYAQQSCTAGRAAFITGQHPFRTGLLTIGMPGSDHGIPDWAPTIGDALKQEGYATAQFGKNHLGDQDKHLPTKHGFDEFFGNLYHLNAEEEPETYFYPKDPEFKKQYGPRGVIKATADGKIEDTGPLTRARMETIDEDFTEAAITFMEKSVKADKPFFVWYNSTRMHVWTRLNDHYDGITGQGIYADGMRQLDDNVGALLDTLDRLKVADNTIVILSTDNGAEKFTWPDGGTSPFHGEKGTTYEGGMRVPQIVKWPGVIEPGSAVNALMSQEDWLPTLAAAAGNDNIVDELKEGVTLNDKEWRVHLDGSNFKPFFEGKTDKGPRETILYFSANGELNALRWNDWKASFAMMEGDMQSAVRQAPAWASITNLRMDPFETAAKESGMYTRWMIDNMWLFVPMSQEVAKFMGSLEGYPMQAGQGFSAANINYNTLKLQKLVQKMQQQGAN; this is translated from the coding sequence ATGAGCGCTCTAACTGTCGCTCAGGGTGTTGCGGCAGCAGAGCAACCAAACATTCTCGCTATCTGGGCAGATGACCTAGGCTATTACAACACCAGTGCTTACAACCGTGGCATGATGGGCTACGAGACTCCAAACATCGATCGTATTGCACACGACGGCGCTATTTTCACAGACATGTATGCGCAGCAATCGTGTACCGCAGGCCGAGCAGCATTTATTACCGGTCAACACCCTTTTCGTACCGGTCTTTTGACCATTGGTATGCCGGGTTCTGACCACGGTATTCCAGACTGGGCACCAACCATCGGTGATGCCCTTAAACAAGAGGGTTATGCGACAGCACAGTTTGGCAAGAACCACTTAGGTGACCAAGACAAACACCTTCCGACAAAACACGGCTTTGACGAATTCTTTGGCAACCTGTATCACCTCAATGCAGAAGAAGAGCCAGAAACTTACTTCTATCCAAAAGACCCTGAATTTAAAAAGCAATACGGCCCACGCGGTGTGATTAAAGCGACGGCGGATGGCAAGATTGAAGACACGGGTCCATTGACTCGCGCTCGTATGGAGACCATTGACGAAGATTTCACTGAAGCAGCGATCACCTTCATGGAGAAATCAGTGAAGGCAGACAAACCATTCTTCGTTTGGTACAACTCAACACGAATGCACGTATGGACTCGCTTGAACGACCATTACGATGGCATTACAGGTCAAGGCATCTACGCTGATGGTATGCGACAACTGGATGATAATGTCGGTGCTCTGTTGGATACGCTCGATCGCCTAAAAGTTGCAGACAATACCATCGTGATTCTTTCAACCGATAACGGTGCAGAGAAATTTACTTGGCCTGATGGTGGTACATCTCCTTTCCACGGTGAAAAAGGCACCACTTACGAAGGTGGTATGCGTGTACCACAAATCGTGAAATGGCCAGGCGTTATCGAGCCAGGATCTGCGGTTAATGCTTTGATGTCTCAAGAAGACTGGCTACCGACACTCGCAGCGGCAGCGGGCAATGACAACATCGTCGATGAGCTGAAAGAAGGAGTGACACTGAACGACAAAGAGTGGCGAGTTCACTTAGATGGCTCGAACTTCAAGCCATTCTTTGAAGGTAAAACGGATAAAGGTCCTCGTGAAACAATTCTATACTTCTCAGCGAACGGTGAGCTGAATGCACTGCGTTGGAATGACTGGAAAGCAAGCTTTGCGATGATGGAAGGTGACATGCAGTCTGCAGTGCGTCAAGCTCCAGCTTGGGCATCTATCACCAACCTACGTATGGATCCATTCGAAACTGCCGCTAAAGAATCTGGCATGTACACACGTTGGATGATCGACAACATGTGGTTGTTTGTCCCAATGTCTCAAGAAGTGGCGAAGTTTATGGGCTCTCTCGAAGGTTACCCAATGCAAGCGGGCCAAGGCTTTAGTGCAGCGAACATCAACTACAATACCTTGAAACTACAAAAGCTTGTTCAAAAGATGCAACAACAAGGCGCGAACTAA